In the genome of Blastopirellula retiformator, the window GCTGCTGCGGATGCTGGGGCGAAAAACCTTTTGGCCGATGTCGGTCGATTCTTTAACGCAGCGCACCAATGACGGCCGCGGCAACTTTTGGGAGTTGATCGCCGCGCTCGTCAGCAAGCGGCCGGCGCTGCTGTTGGCGCTGACGGTCTCGCTGCTGCTCGTCCCCGCCTGGCGTCCGATCTGGCTGCGCGTGACGACCGGTTACGCGGTTGACGTCTCGTATGACCTGCTCAACGATCTGCCGAGCGACCGCCCGGCGAAACAGGGCGCCAATCAGCTGGCCAAGTACTTTCCGCTGGGGCAAGCCAATCCGGTCGCGGTGATGGTGCGGACCAACGCCGGCGACTTTGAGTCGAAGGAAGGGGGCGCCGCGATCGCGCAGCTGACCAAGGTGTTGTTCAACGCCGATCCGCACGTCGCGCGGGTCTACAGCAGCGAAAATCCGCTGGGACATCGCCCTGGCCGGATCTCACTGTTGACCTCGGAAGTCTTCCTCAAGAACCATATTCGGACCCGCGAGCAGTTTCTGCCGCAGACGCCGGAGATGAAAGGGAAAGCGGCACTCTTTCGCGTTGTGGTCGACGAGAACCCGTTTTCGCTTGATGCGATTGCGGCGGTACAGCACATTGAGGAGGCGCTCGAAGCATATCGGGCCAACGCCTCTGGCAATTTAACCGACCTGCAAATCTACGTCTCGGGCGCTACGGCCGGCGTGCGTGATCTGCGGAGCGTCACCAAGAGCGATACGCAGCGGATTGAAGTGCTGGTGGTGCTGGGCGTCGCCGCCGTCTTGTTGATCATCCTGCGGCGACCGGTCGTCTGTGCGTACATGATCGCGTCGGTCTTGCTCAGCTACTACGCGACGCTCGGAATGACCGAGTGGTTCTTCGCCGCGATGTTCCCCGACAGCTATCAAGGACTCGATTGGAAGGCGCCGCTATTCTTGTTTGTGATCCTGATCGCCGTCGGGCAGGACTACAACATTTACCTGGCGACCCGCGTCTTTGAAGAACAACGCAAGCATGGCGCCATCGCCGGCATGCGAGTCGCCATTCGACATACCGGCGGCATAATCTCGAGCTGCGGCGTGATCATGGCCGGCACCTTCGTCGCGATGTGCTTTGGCCAACTGCTGGCGATCGTCGAGATCGGCTTCTCGCTGACGGTCGGCATCTTGGTCGATACGTTCATCGTGCGCACCGTCATGATGCCCTGCTTTTTGACCCTCTGGACCCGGCGCAGCGATCCGCCGCCGTCGTAGCAAGCCTCAAGTTGCCCGCGGTGGGAGTCGAAGGAGCGTGTTGCGCCACGAGAAGCGATCAGCGCCAGATTGGGGCAGGAAATCCGGAGCTTGCTTCATCATGGCCACAAACGACGCTCCCCCCGACTCGCAACGCTTACAGGGTAGGGCAGGCCGTGCCTGCCGAATGCCAACGCTCGCAAGGAAAGCGGCGGTTCGCCCAACGCCACTTACATCGTAACCGGCCGAATGCCAAAGTCGCGGCGAAGATTCAAGACGCCGTAGCCGGGAATCGTCAGGCTGATCGGGGAGCCGGGGTTCAAGACGACGCCGTGCCCTGCAGGAACTTGCTCCAGCACCTGCGATCCCTGCAAAGGGAGCAACAGCGGCGCTTGTTCGCGATAGCGCAGCGCATGGTCACTGGAGGAAAACACGGCGATCATCCGCCCTTGTTCCGGATCGTGAAGCGCCAGCGGAAAGACCGGCGAGTCTTTTGCTTGCGGCTGAGCGGCGATCTCGTAGACCTCGCTATGTACGAAGATCTTAAACAGCTCACGCTGGTCTAGGCGGCCGCTCTCGGCTGCGGCTAAGGCTCGTTCCAGGTCATTGGTCGGGGAAGACGTCAGGTCCATTTCCGGAGGGTTGGTCGGGACATGCGGGGACTGGTCGTGCTGTTCATCAAAGCGGTTCGACATCTTCCGTTTATCTCCGCGGCGGTGGAGGAAAGCCGCCGGGACCACGGCCGGGACCGCGACCACGCGGGCCGTTCTCACCAGGACCACTTCCGCCGGGACCGCGGCGAAAATCGTCGGAGGGCGTACCGCGATAGGCCCGCGGAATGACCGGCCAGTGCTGCGTCAGGAAATAGGCGTAGGTCCCTTCGGGAAACTCTGGCGTGACGCAAAAGCGGCCGTTGCACTCGTCCAGGTCTCCCTTGCCGGAGACGAACTCGTAGTCGGCGACGAACGTGCCGTCGTACGTTCCACCAGGATCTTGATTGCCGTTGGGTCGCCTACCTTTTTTCAGTTGGTAGCTCGAGTCGAGCTCGACGATCTCACTGCCGGCGTCTTGCGGATCTTGGTAGCCGTACATCGCATAGATTGGAAATCCATCCGCCGCCCAGCCGATCAGCGGCGAGTGACTGTTGCGGTTGACGTTCAGCTCTTTCAGGAAGCCGCTCGGCAGGCCGTGATAGTGATAGGCGCCATTGGGTTGAACATGGGCGTAGTTGCCGTCGATGCCTAGCGGCACAGCGCCCGAGAGCGGTTCGTATTGCCAACCGCCGCGACGGTCTCCCTTGTACCATTCGGCGGCGCCCGGATCGAAGGGAACGCCGTTCAGGCCAAGGCCAAAGTTCTGCAATCCCAGCGGCGTGATGCGGGGCGCCGGTTGCGGCTTAGCCGGAATGCGAAAGACATAATGCTGCTGGACTAGTGCGTTGGGATTGCCGCGGTTGGGGAACTGGCCGACCTTGTGCTCTGGAATGCCGTTGGAGGTGATCACGCGGTCATTGCCGACCACTTCGATCTGCACCCGATTACGTTCTCGCGGCTGTTGATTGGCCGGAACCAAATCCAACTTGCCTGACTGATTGGTCAACATCCGGCGCATCGGCGGCCCAAACTGGGCGACCGCCAAGCCGGCGACCAACAGCAGGGAGCAGAGGGGCAAGATTGTCAGAAAGCGTTTTCTAAGCATCGGAACACTGGGGGCAAAAACAGAGTCGGCAGCCCGCTACTGTTTTTGCAGTATATCGTCCAGGTAACGATCGAGCGACAGAAAAGCTGCCTGAAATCGGCGATTTTTTTGCATGTTGCGGCGAGCAATCCCAGAATAGGCCTGTTTTTTGGAGCCAACAGCAAAGAGCGACGGCGCGATTCACTTTCGATAACGGCGTCGAGCTGCGCGCCCGTGGCTATTGGGAGTTTTACGCTCGGCGGTACGGGATCCAGCGTACGACGGCGAGCTACGAAGACCATCCAATGGTGGGGCAGAAAATCGTCGATAATCATTGCGCGTTCCCTCGAAGCATTTAAGCCTGGTTTGAAAACGCCCGGAAGCTGATGCCTTTCCTAACAGTCCGTTGATTTTCTCAACGGACTGCTAGTTGTCACTCGACTGGGGATCCCAGCGCTACGGCTTCGTCGGCAGTTGATTCAGATACTGCTCCAGCGTCATCTCGACTGGCTTCTCGGGATGGTCGCGCTGTCGAATAAGAAACGACTCGGCCGCTGCTGGATCGCGCTCGATCAAGTTACTGGCTCGCTCAGCAAGCTCGTTCGCCGTGAGCAGGGAAGGGTCGTCCAGCGGTACTAGCAGCAACCGATGTT includes:
- a CDS encoding SseB family protein; its protein translation is MSNRFDEQHDQSPHVPTNPPEMDLTSSPTNDLERALAAAESGRLDQRELFKIFVHSEVYEIAAQPQAKDSPVFPLALHDPEQGRMIAVFSSSDHALRYREQAPLLLPLQGSQVLEQVPAGHGVVLNPGSPISLTIPGYGVLNLRRDFGIRPVTM
- a CDS encoding YHYH protein, with amino-acid sequence MLRKRFLTILPLCSLLLVAGLAVAQFGPPMRRMLTNQSGKLDLVPANQQPRERNRVQIEVVGNDRVITSNGIPEHKVGQFPNRGNPNALVQQHYVFRIPAKPQPAPRITPLGLQNFGLGLNGVPFDPGAAEWYKGDRRGGWQYEPLSGAVPLGIDGNYAHVQPNGAYHYHGLPSGFLKELNVNRNSHSPLIGWAADGFPIYAMYGYQDPQDAGSEIVELDSSYQLKKGRRPNGNQDPGGTYDGTFVADYEFVSGKGDLDECNGRFCVTPEFPEGTYAYFLTQHWPVIPRAYRGTPSDDFRRGPGGSGPGENGPRGRGPGRGPGGFPPPPRR